The following proteins are co-located in the Tetrapisispora phaffii CBS 4417 chromosome 4, complete genome genome:
- the CIN2 gene encoding GTPase-activating protein CIN2 (similar to Saccharomyces cerevisiae CIN2 (YPL241C); ancestral locus Anc_6.268) encodes MTVPTELDTQSQQSPLKSMQSNKDILIHPQNNTYNYLQNCTLSLNWDSKILNQSSLLFENIKKSVIVLNRLYFENGNIFINDCEDTVIIVNMEKIDNSIQLRFHNLVYCKIYIQRKHAALEPTVLQKVIIENFRGCTFHTDSKDYIMIENFSNLGMIKSGIESTNSQGYTLNSDGSSAYNFQNFSYFDNDVLKLKENYVL; translated from the coding sequence ATGACGGTTCCAACTGAATTGGATACTCAATCACAACAATCTCCATTGAAATCAATGCaatcaaataaagatataCTCATACATCCGcaaaataatacatataattatttacagaATTGCACTCTTTCTCTAAATTGGGatagtaaaatattaaatcaaaGTTCATTactttttgaaaatattaaaaaatcagTAATTGTGCTGAACAGATTATATTTCGAAAATGGGAACATATTCATAAACGACTGTGAGGATACAGTAATTATCGTGAACATGGAGAAAATAGATAACTCGATACAGTTACGGTTTCATAATTTAGTGtattgtaaaatatatattcaacgCAAACATGCCGCATTAGAACCAACGGTTCTTCAAAAAGTAATTATCGAAAATTTTAGAGGTTGCACATTTCATACAGACTCGAAAGATTATATAATGATAGAGAATTTTAGTAATTTAGGAATGATCAAATCTGGAATTGAATCGACTAATAGTCAAGGGTACACTTTAAATAGTGATGGAAGTTCCGCTTAcaatttccaaaattttaGTTACTTCGATAATgatgttttgaaattgaaagaaaattatgTTCTCTAG
- the IQG1 gene encoding Iqg1p (similar to Saccharomyces cerevisiae IQG1 (YPL242C); ancestral locus Anc_6.269), producing the protein MPFSSPTRGSRNSFIDRYVNNVDVQDDIILKPLSPAKINASNSTKRPSINSNFKDAVSKFSNKSQMDIENSKENLPPFKKSGHVLKIKEPRVTPTTVAAKIDNSSLNAEQLKYYDFLCRVEEIKQWIESVIGETLPPAIELATGDSLRDGVFFGHSSTKINPNLIKSIFPSSDKLQFKHTQNINGFFSLVDHVGVPDSFRFELQDLYNKKDLPQVFETLNIMISIINKKWPTDTPMLQNLTNQVSFSKDDINKCKRTWPKIRNFKSLATSPTASPKRKADNLDKQALIQNFDIYSSPKRYLNDVAVTPIKEIPKEISYQTPVEETHMANQISPVRNEDTEFTYSNYRGLYDSRVDNNTIASPHLKYNELKMSSLSYHSPSISRYHNVSSEFFLRRSQQREQNLEYYQTYAYSPSRYSPRKRTVMSENDFLDKLIEIQSACRGVNTRFSLALRIRLANFYEDDILNFQSKIRGYSSRNEFATTKDVRVAQTSTGEIIQLQAYVKGERIRNKLDKLRIKCYRHESSIMLVQNYSKGLSHREMAKARLQILSITKAPLTILQANIKGNKIRKDIAPTIFMENAYEENLIQIQSVLKALLMRKELDNYTSTLHQSYENLELNFQSLCKGSLIRRKLLNVKNKAKLNVTLNNSIVGLIKANFIRLGIKNSIKTANVYSPSTNVLQGYIRGILVRYALDLVDDVVESKNIDQFQSYIRGSIVRSELNNRNSYFGKHSISIIKIQSWIRMFNQRSAFRDLMNSPNPSLWSVKKFVHLLNDMPNVEDLQNKLESNQAALDSANMKKEKLEKDMKQQMEMAEVLSRFDIDHSLVNKLSNVQTPTLKYGSFEKLFYLLQVEPNYWKDMYIWEPEFAKMNIYVSYSTVNQRMGQREKVYFMKLIVAIAQQNLSECSSLVEFLNSDNLFWQELLSNFLRREYPELIRLFIPVLDFLKNEEVEFTSDPIEIYRNIHLTESPTEAFAIEDSETSNKFISNLSSIWHAVELIAEIFSSKSEDIPHEIKYMCTKLYSIASSTNEDSREVLKMISKVLINAFCSEYLRNNNYYGFNTRFQESLDVKIEVLLKSLSTVFYLETFSGFYEPLNQYSAEIKPFLQDLLRSLMLDKSYTLEYDHLIYEDMLSSRPKLEILTDKVFSISKMFQDYSKFFPSDDIILDALNQCRDEIKELRSGRLLLELNTSSYRFLANDDKMKGIYEQVKRALIYMMQVEEVDTNLYDLAVSTVLPRDEPVFHDFIVSHPTVYSDDIVQDLESPKYFSLKNLALTLINELENHGILNSSENYLQDVLNDIAAVIKDPNYTVEYIQGELEVTKITLNQLNEFNVQINKDVQFIKTLIQQILDKFCASKNFTSSSKGTFDSIKDVYKKTQVRDQSSQRGLKFKWSTRQLYEAGVLKSIEGEKLGELTIKVFGSSGPKFPDINFKISTVNGKHFTIKMSDKHKGSTKLYHNMVDSFAFFDLLNCQVGVKVSQWHLFDSKVTFNTSELLKLISTNFYNREKDI; encoded by the coding sequence ATGCCATTCAGTTCACCTACTAGAGGCTCAAGAAATTCATTCATTGATAGATATGTCAATAATGTCGATGTTCAAGATGATATTATTCTAAAACCGCTGTCGCCAGCAAAAATTAACGCATCGAATAGTACAAAGAGACCTTCAATAAATAGTAACTTTAAAGATGCCGTATCAAAATTTAGTAACAAATCACAAATggatattgaaaattccAAAGAAAATTTACCACCATTTAAAAAGTCAGGGCATGtgttaaaaattaaagaaccTAGAGTCACACCTACAACTGTTGCTGCCAAGATAGATAACAGTTCCTTGAACGCCGAACAATTGAAATACTATGATTTTCTATGTAGAGTGGAAGAAATTAAGCAATGGATAGAATCAGTAATTGGAGAAACTTTGCCTCCAGCTATCGAATTAGCTACTGGAGATAGTCTCAGAGACGGTGTTTTTTTTGGCCACTCTAGCACAAAAATTAATCCTAACCTTATAAAAAGTATATTCCCATCTTCAGACAAGTTGCAATTCAAACATACTCAGAATATTAATggttttttttcattagttGACCACGTCGGCGTCCCAGATTCCTTCAGATTTGAATTGCAGGATTTATACAATAAGAAAGATCTTCCTCAGGTCTTTGAgacattaaatattatgattagcattataaacaaaaagTGGCCAACAGATACACCAATGTTACAGAATTTAACGAACCAAGTCtctttttcaaaagatgaTATTAACAAATGTAAAAGAACTTGGCCAAAAATACGTAACTTCAAATCTTTAGCTACTAGCCCAACGGCATCTCCCAAAAGAAAAGCAGACAACCTAGATAAACAGGCTCTAATccaaaattttgatatttattCTTCTCCAAAGAGATATCTTAATGATGTTGCTGTCACTCctataaaagaaattccAAAAGAAATTTCATATCAAACACCAGTAGAAGAAACGCACATGGCAAATCAAATATCACCAGTACGAAATGAAGATACGGAATTTACATATTCGAATTACAGAGGTTTGTATGATTCACGagttgataataatactatTGCCTCTCCGCATCtgaaatataatgaacTAAAAATGTCCAGTTTATCATATCACTCACCCAGTATATCAAGATATCATAACGTGAGTTCAGAATTTTTTCTAAGAAGAAGTCAACAAAGGGAACAAAACCTGGAATATTATCAAACTTATGCTTATAGTCCTTCTCGTTATTCCCCTCGTAAGAGAACTGTTATGTCAGAGAATGACTTCTTGgataaattaatagaaATACAGAGCGCTTGTAGGGGAGTGAATACAAGATTCAGTTTAGCATTAAGAATCAGATTGGCTAACTTCTATGAAgatgatatattaaacTTTCAATCCAAAATTAGAGGATATTCATCTAGAAATGAGTTTGCAACTACTAAGGATGTTAGGGTAGCTCAAACTAGTACAGGTGAGATCATTCAATTGCAAGCGTATGTTAAGGGTGAACGtattagaaataaattGGATAAACTAAGAATTAAATGTTATAGGCATGAATCTTCTATTATGTTAGTGCAAAATTACAGTAAAGGTTTATCTCATAGAGAAATGGCAAAAGCTCGATTACAAATTTTAAGTATCACTAAGGCTCCATTAACAATCCTTCAAGCTAATATAAAGGGgaataaaataagaaagGATATTGCCCCTACTATATTCATGGAAAATGCTTACGAAGAAAATTtgattcaaattcaatcaGTCCTCAAGGCATTACTAATGCGTAAAGAATTAGATAACTACACCAGCACATTACATCAAAGCTATGAGAATTTAGAGTTAAACTTTCAATCTCTCTGTAAGGGCTCTTTAATACGAAGAAAGTTATTGAACGTCAAGAACAAAGCTAAATTGAATGTTACTCTGAATAACTCTATAGTTGGTTTAATTAAAGCAAATTTTATCAGATTAGGAATTAAGAATAGTATTAAAACAGCAAACGTTTACTCTCCTTCTACAAACGTATTACAAGGATATATTAGAGGTATCTTAGTCAGATATGCCCTAGACTTAGTTGATGACGTCGTCGAATCGAAAAATATAgatcaatttcaaagttATATTAGAGGTTCTATTGTAAGAAGcgaattaaataatagaaaCTCGTACTTTGGGAAGCATTCcatttcaataattaaaatacaAAGCTGGATACGTATGTTTAATCAAAGGTCGGCTTTTAGAGATCTGATGAATTCACCAAATCCGTCTTTATGGAGTGTCAAAAAATTTgtacatttattaaatgatatgCCAAATGTTGAAgatcttcaaaataaacTTGAAAGTAACCAAGCAGCTTTAGATTCAGCaaatatgaaaaaagaaaagttgGAAAAGGATATGAAACAACAAATGGAGATGGCAGAAGTCCTCAGCAGGTTTGATATTGATCACTCGCTAGTGAATAAACTATCTAATGTTCAAACTCCCACTTTAAAATATGGTTCCTTcgaaaaattattttatttacttcAGGTTGAACCTAATTATTGGAAAGACATGTATATTTGGGAGCCTGAATTTGctaaaatgaatatttacGTTTCATATAGCACTGTTAATCAACGAATGGGACAAAGGGAAAAGGTATATTTCATGAAATTGATCGTAGCTATTGCTCAACAAAACTTATCAGAATGCTCTTCGTTagttgaatttttaaattctgACAACTTATTTTGGCAAGAATTGTTATCAAATTTCTTGAGAAGGGAATACCCAGAATTGATTAGATTATTCATTCCAGTACTTGACTTCCtcaaaaatgaagaagTAGAGTTTACGAGCGATCccattgaaatttatagaaatattcatttaacTGAGTCTCCAACTGAAGCATTTGCTATCGAAGACTCAGAGacttctaataaatttatctcGAACTTGAGCAGTATATGGCATGCAGTTGAACTAATAGCAGAAATATTTTCCTCTAAGAGTGAAGACATTCCTCatgaaatcaaatatatgtGCACGAAACTATATTCAATTGCCTCAAGTACTAACGAAGATAGTAGAGAAGTtctaaaaatgatttctaaagttttaataaatgCTTTCTGTTCAGAATACCTAAGAAATAACAATTATTATGGTTTTAACACTAGATTCCAGGAGTCACTTGATGTCAAAATTGAAGTTCTGTTGAAATCACTATCAActgtattttatttagaAACATTTAGTGGATTTTATGAACCACTTAATCAATATTCTGCTGAAATTAAGCCGTTCCTGCAAGATTTACTACGAAGTCTAATGCTTGATAAATCGTATACGCTTGAATATGATCACCTAATTTATGAAGATATGTTATCTTCAAGACCAAAGTTAGAGATTCTAACAGACAAAGTTTTTAGTATAAGTAAAATGTTCCAAGATTATTCCAAGTTTTTCCCAAgtgatgatattattttagatGCGTTAAACCAATGTAGAGATGAAATCAAAGAATTAAGATCTGGaagattattattagaattgAATACATCGTCTTACAGATTTTTGGCAAACGATGATAAAATGAAAGGAATTTATGAACAGGTTAAAAGAGCATTGATTTATATGATGCAAGTTGAAGAAGTGGATACGAACCTTTATGATTTAGCGGTAAGTACGGTTTTACCTCGTGATGAACCAGTCTTTCATGATTTTATCGTTTCTCATCCAACAGTTTATTCTGATGATATAGTTCAAGATTTAGAATCTCCTAAATATTTCAGTTTGAAAAACTTGGCGTTAACTCTAATAAATGAGTTAGAAAATCATGgtattttaaattcttcagagaattatttacaagaTGTGTTAAATGACATTGCTGCAGTCATTAAAGATCCTAACTATACTgttgaatatattcaaGGTGAACTTGAAGTAACAAAGATTACGTTGAACCAATTAAATGAGTTTAATGTTCAAATTAACAAAGATgttcaatttattaaaacGTTAATTCAACAAATCCTTGATAAATTCTGTGCTTCTAAAAACTTTACTTCCTCAAGTAAAGGAACATTTGATTCTATTAAAGATGTTTACAAGAAAACACAAGTAAGAGATCAAAGTAGTCAACGAggattgaaatttaaatggAGTACAAGGCAGTTATATGAAGCTGGTGTGCTAAAAAGCATTGAAGGCGAGAAGTTGGGCGAATTAACAATAAAGGTGTTTGGATCTAGTGGTCCAAAATTCCCagatattaattttaaaatttcaactGTTAATGGTAAGCATTTCACAATTAAGATGAGTGACAAGCACAAAGGATCTACAAAACTTTACCATAATATGGTAGATTCTTTTGCTTTTTTTGATCTTTTAAATTGCCAAGTAGGTGTAAAAGTTTCACAATGGCatttatttgattctaAAGTAACTTTTAACACTAGTGAGCTTcttaaattaatatcaaccaatttttataatagagagaaagatatataa
- the TPHA0D03540 gene encoding uncharacterized protein (similar to Saccharomyces cerevisiae YMR187C; ancestral locus Anc_6.270), protein MIGLPFKRCHCWVCLDDSDFDSTWIIHQCGCQLQIHKKCYFKWLYSLNKEHISQQLRNRSNGLISEETLYKRLCYLFDGHRDFYRNISFVENIVGIPIIGIPCFTFICIPMIFSFETLGVNCFSKMITEYPLPPPITSVYCPQCKKYIKKSDLDITSDSIILKLSYWGKKLIRWGISLVAISLPIVNLGKLWFQLGLWQLRQVFPEEILTALCDISTTKALDVYGGTVNGILSVPSSSKIVIFGFPLYLLGLAGDYDLFNRLRWLAPVVALKLKVSNDQSLNIARTCINISYGFISLHSYIIKPLQNKYYYKMVKDAKPYYLHDNEDSEGDTILDSYRGKYGNILISTRIFDVFIEATLWPLLGRIVGEKIFCGFIWLQNNSYVTYQPDASPNSLSMIFNFAGMGIVSLANQVFKGYVTRLRVQELKELQRNTMQLDD, encoded by the coding sequence ATGATCGGTTTACCGTTTAAAAGATGTCATTGTTGGGTATGTCTTGATGATTCAGACTTTGATTCTACTTGGATTATTCATCAGTGCGGATGTCAGTTACAAATTCACAAGAAATGCTACTTCAAATGGCTTTATAGTTTGAATAAGGAACATATTTCTCAACAGTTAAGGAATAGAAGCAATGGTTTGATTTCGGAAGAGACTCTCTATAAACGACTTTGTTACTTATTCGATGGACATAGGGATTTTTATAGgaatatttcttttgtcGAAAATATAGTCGGGATACCTATTATTGGAATTCCTTGCTTTACATTCATATGCATACCAATGATCTTTAGTTTTGAAACATTAGGTGTGAATTGTTTCTCAAAAATGATAACAGAGTACCCTTTGCCACCACCTATTACAAGCGTCTATTGTCCTCAATGCAAAAAGTATATTAAGAAAAGTGACTTAGATATAACATCAGATTCAATTATACTGAAACTATCCTACTGGGGAAAAAAACTAATTAGATGGGGAATTTCACTCGTTGCTATATCACTTCCAATAGTAAATCTAGGGAAACTATGGTTTCAACTTGGATTATGGCAATTACGGCAAGTCTTTccagaagaaatattaacTGCGTTATGTGATATTAGTACAACAAAAGCTTTAGATGTTTATGGAGGTACTGTAAATGGAATTCTTAGCGTACCTAGTTCTTCCaaaattgtaatatttgGATTCCCACTATATTTATTAGGCCTAGCTGGTGATTACGATCTTTTTAATCGATTACGATGGTTAGCACCAGTAGTCgcattgaaattaaaagtttCTAATGATCAAAGCCTTAATATAGCTAGAACATGTATAAACATTTCATATGGTTTTATATCGCTCCATAGTTACATTATAAAACCGCTGCAAAAtaagtattattataaaatggtGAAAGATGCGAAACCCTATTACTTACATGACAATGAGGATTCTGAAGGCGATACAATTTTAGACAGCTATAGAGGCAAATATGGCAACATACTAATTTCAACAAGAATATTTGATGTATTTATCGAAGCAACATTATGGCCATTATTAGGAAGAATTGTTggtgaaaaaatattttgtggCTTCATTTGGttacaaaataattcttATGTTACCTATCAACCAGATGCTTCACCTAATTCCCTTAGTatgatatttaattttgctGGTATGGGGATAGTATCATTAGCTAATCAAGTTTTCAAGGGCTATGTAACTAGATTAAGAGTTCAGGAACTTAAAGAATTACAAAGAAATACCATGCAATTGGATGACTAA
- the SRP68 gene encoding signal recognition particle subunit SRP68 (similar to Saccharomyces cerevisiae SRP68 (YPL243W); ancestral locus Anc_6.271): MGAYSPINATFGVRFAQILETDTDFIKYHLKLNRKLIKLRHILHVVNKDTKHYQKGLTKINNGTTFSSSYYDNKNKLVGTYFLLSIERDLSYIELLKLRARNRGKFFKNELKIIRTRLRKVLKLSHILINEITINEQNWITRLQYLIYSKLVNVEFLLLGKKTKKKKSELIANELSCVFEGLNLLKNKKILDLSVVEEIKSKYNYYLKQYAGNIFSTVDLNNFMINTISKIQKFESNTENGFTSILFSHGYKPVLLKEEAPSKNNSGENEIHWIDFVTKVNDEEIFQLINDANNSKIKSIDDYDSKLLKWNDILNKQETNIAFKQHDEDNMDTDVLENEQILLAYIKYNVLMTSVSRDNMVFESLLKQWNIITSNKSVATSKKLNKYKEIERIVKNLTKFIKDLMELPGVFSSENLMNQLELLKTYYNVSLTSRCLGDLYQSKHDYLQALSLNINALKELENNLTELNDTDLEKLLLPSELINSNKVSNLRNSIKSSWNNIIALAEYDKHMNKNQNRWAVTNDKYNLSLIERIDDGVKYIHPKYIKLNNLFPLRPVIRPVPSKPTLFDLAFNYIEYEQDSNNNTEETSTSASTSPEEPETAKAEEVSTKKSGFLGLFRR; encoded by the coding sequence ATGGGCGCTTATTCTCCGATCAATGCCACGTTTGGTGTCCGTTTCGCTCAGATTTTGGAAACTGACACAGATTTCATCAAATACCACTTGAAATTGAACAGAAAACTGATCAAGTTAAGACATATTCTGCATGTCGTGAACAAAGACACAAAACATTATCAAAAGGGTCTAactaaaataaacaatGGCACCACTTTCAGTTCTAGTTATTAcgataataaaaacaaactAGTAGGCACTTATTTCTTATTATCGATTGAAAGAGATCTTTCGTACATcgaattattgaaattgagAGCAAGAAATAGAGgcaaatttttcaaaaatgaattaaagaTTATTAGAACAAGATTGAGAAAAGTGTTGAAATTAAGCCACATTTTAATCAATGAAATTACCATCAACGAACAAAATTGGATAACTCGtttacaatatttgatttattcaaaattagtGAAcgttgaatttttattgcTAGGTAAGAAAActaagaagaagaaaagtGAATTAATCGCGAATGAATTGTCATGTGTATTCGAAGGTTTGAatctattgaaaaataaaaaaatattagatttgTCTGTTGTTGAAGAGATCAAATcgaaatataattattactTAAAGCAATATGCAGGTAATATTTTCTCTACAGTcgatttgaataattttatgataaatacaatttcaaaaatccAAAAATTCGAATCAAACACAGAGAACGGTTTCACTTCAATTCTGTTTAGTCATGGATATAAACCAGTCTTGTTAAAAGAGGAGGCTCcgtcaaaaaataattcaggAGAAAACGAAATCCACTGGATTGATTTCGTAACAAAAGttaatgatgaagaaattttcCAACTAATTAATGATGCCaacaattcaaaaattaaatcaattgatgaTTACGATAGTAAATTGCTGAAATGGAACgatatattgaataaacAAGAGACAAATATTGCATTCAAACAGcatgatgaagataatatgGACACTGACgttttagaaaatgaacaaattcTGTTGGCTTATATCAAATACAACGTGCTAATGACTTCAGTTTCTCGTGATAATATGGTATTTGAATCCTTATTGAAACAGTGGAACATAATTACTTCAAACAAGTCAGTGGCTACTTCCAAAAAactaaataaatacaaagaaattgaaagaatagTTAAAAATCTAactaaatttatcaaagaTTTAATGGAATTACCAGGTGTTTTCTCTTCggaaaatttaatgaatcaatTAGAACTTTTGAAAACTTATTATAACGTCTCATTGACTTCAAGATGTTTAGGTGACTTGTATCAATCAAAACATGACTATTTACAAGCATTATCTTTGAACATCAACgctttaaaagaattagaaaataatctAACAGAATTAAACGATACAGATTTAGAAAAGTTGTTATTACCATctgaattaataaattctaataaagtttcaaatttaagAAATTCGATCAAATCCTCTTGGAACAACATCATCGCATTAGCTGAATACGATAAGCACATGAATAAGAATCAAAATAGATGGGCTGTTACCAATGATAAATACAATTTATCTCTTATTGAAAGAATAGATGATGGTGTTAAATATATCCATCCAAAATACatcaaattgaataatCTATTCCCTCTAAGACCAGTAATTAGACCAGTTCCTAGCAAACCTACTCTATTTGATTTAGCATTTAATTACATAGAATACGAACAAGATTCAAACAACAACACCGAGGAAACTTCAACTTCAGCTTCCACATCCCCAGAAGAACCAGAAACAGCAAAGGCAGAAGAAGTCTCCACAAAGAAGAGTGGCTTCTTAGGTCTTTTCAGACGTTAA
- the HUT1 gene encoding UDP-galactose transporter HUT1 (similar to Saccharomyces cerevisiae HUT1 (YPL244C); ancestral locus Anc_6.272) encodes MAKQSEADIVEQNDTANGDFSVGKLLFCAVGIYCSFLTWALVQEPLNTIHWPQSNEQFKSPNIIAISQAFVAMVIGFVYLSYKSNVTLVQLYHLIWNNKKYFVIISVTQALSAPIASYSLQHVDYLTFMLAKSCKIIPILMVHMLLYRTTIANEKKIVAVLVTLGVMVFTLGSKKTGPTMKVPDELEENMILTHFYGYSMLLLSLFLDGLTNATQDKMLKLNKNSKKHELISGAHLMFALNLFIVIWNTLYLILVDRNQFKNALTLIEHDPIIIKYLTTYSCCGAIGQIFIFYTLEYFGSIILVMITVTRKMMSMLLSIAVYKKSVNLIQWAGISIVFGGIIWEALHKTKKVIGNKTDNDDKKIL; translated from the coding sequence ATGGCTAAGCAATCGGAAGCTGATATAGTGGAGCAAAATGATACTGCAAATGGTGATTTCAGTGTGGGGAAATTGTTGTTTTGTGCAGTGGGTATTTATTGCAGTTTTTTGACCTGGGCATTGGTTCAGGAACCATTGAACACAATACATTGGCCTCAATCTAATGAACAATTCAAATCTCCAAATATCATCGCTATCTCCCAAGCTTTCGTGGCAATGGTTATTGGGTTTGTGTATTTATCGTATAAATCCAATGTCACGTTAGTTCAGTTATACCATTTGATTTggaataataaaaaatatttcgtAATTATTTCAGTAACACAGGCATTGTCGGCTCCTATCGCTTCATACAGTTTACAACATGTTGATTATCTAACATTTATGTTGGCTAAATCATGCAAGATCATCCCAATTTTAATGGTACATATGTTACTTTACAGGACCACAATTgcaaatgaaaagaaaatcgTTGCAGTCTTAGTTACTTTAGGTGTAATGGTTTTCACATTAGGCTCTAAAAAAACTGGCCCAACAATGAAGGTGCCTGATGAACTAGAGGaaaatatgattttaaCCCATTTCTACGGTTACTCCATGTTGCTACTAAGTTTATTTCTAGACGGTTTGACAAATGCCACACAAGATAAGATGctaaaattgaataaaaacTCCAAAAAACATGAGCTGATCTCTGGTGCTCATTTAATGTTTGCATTGAATCTATTTATAGTTATCTGGAATACCCTGTATTTGATTTTGGTTGATAGAaatcaattcaaaaatgCGCTAACCTTAATTGAACACGATCCTatcattataaaatatctaaCAACTTATTCATGTTGTGGGGCTATAGGACaaatcttcatcttttaCACATTAGAATATTTTGGCTCAATTATTCTAGTTATGATTACAGTGACAAGAAAAATGATGTCGATGTTATTAAGCATTGCGGTTTACAAAAAGTCGGTCAATTTAATACAATGGGCTGGTATTTCTATTGTCTTTGGTGGTATTATATGGGAAGCATTGCATAAGACTAAGAAGGTTATAGGAAATAAGAcagataatgatgataagaAGATACTGTAA